The following coding sequences lie in one Rutidosis leptorrhynchoides isolate AG116_Rl617_1_P2 chromosome 6, CSIRO_AGI_Rlap_v1, whole genome shotgun sequence genomic window:
- the LOC139853231 gene encoding putative indole-3-acetic acid-amido synthetase GH3.9, with the protein MDGKKLEYKGEEALKELQKLTTEADKVQEELLKAILTRNKKTEYLQQYMKELSTNDVQEFKQKVPVITYKEIYPYIQRIANGEDSSVISGHPITEMLSSSGTSGGKPKIMPSIAEDLDRRTFVYNLIMPIINQYVTGLDEGKAMFLYFVKAEMSTPCGLPTRTVLTSYYKSKHFKARSRGLYNDQTSPDETILCEDSNQSMYCQLLAGLIHRQQVMRLGAVFASALLRAISFLERNWVSLCNDIRTGQLNPMVTDSGCRLAMSAMLKLADPRLADEIENICSRRSWKGIVCDLWPKAKYIEAVVTGSMSQYIPALEYYSRGKLPLVCTMYASSECYFGVNINPFCDPANVAFTLLPNMCYYEFIPLGDNETYGNDDEEISLDKLVKLVNVKLGCYYELVVTTFSGLNRYRIGDVLQVTGFHNRAPQFRFICRRNVILSIDSDKTNEEDLHKSIMAAKRLLDPYNALLVEYTSYADTSSVPGHYVIYWEIKYCTPSILDKVTSALSPKVLEDCCIAIEEDLDYIYRRLRTKDKSIGPLEIRVVKPGTFESLMDLFIKQGASINQYKTPRCIKSDAALNLLNANVKACFFSPRDPTWIAL; encoded by the exons ATGGATGGAAAGAAACTTGAATACAAAGGAGAAGAGGCTTTGAAAGAGCTTCAAAAGCTAACAACAGAAGCTGATAAAGTGCAAGAAGAATTGCTGAAAGCAATCTTAACAAGGAACAAAAAAACCGAATACCTTCAACAGTACATGAAAGAATTGTCAACGAACGATGTACAAGAGTTCAAGCAGAAGGTACCAGTCATCACATATAAAGAGATCTATCCTTATATCCAGAGGATAGCTAATGGTGAAGACTCATCTGTGATCTCTGGTCACCCCATAACAGAGATGCTAAGCAG ctcGGGGACGTCGGGTGGAAAGCCTAAGATAATGCCATCAATTGCAGAAGATCTTGACCGTCGAACTTTTGTCTATAACTTGATCATGCCAATCATAAATCA GTATGTTACGGGTCTTGATGAAGGTAAGGCGATGTTTCTATATTTTGTGAAAGCCGAGATGTCTACTCCGTGCGGTTTACCAACACGAACGGTGCTCACGAGCTACTACAAAAGTAAGCATTTCAAGGCGAGATCACGTGGCCTATACAACGATCAAACGAGCCCAGACGAAACCATTTTGTGTGAAGACAGCAACCAAAGCATGTATTGTCAGCTGTTAGCAGGACTAATCCACCGCCAACAAGTCATGCGACTAGGAGCCGTATTCGCATCCGCTTTGCTACGTGCAATCTCGTTCCTTGAACGGAATTGGGTTAGTTTATGCAACGATATCCGCACGGGCCAACTGAACCCTATGGTTACTGATTCTGGTTGCCGGTTAGCCATGTCCGCCATGCTCAAACTGGCTGACCCTCGTCTAGCAGACGAGATCGAGAACATTTGTAGCCGTCGATCATGGAAAGGAATAGTGTGTGACTTATGGCCTAAGGCTAAGTATATCGAGGCGGTGGTTACCGGGTCGATGTCCCAATATATACCGGCTCTTGAGTACTATAGTAGGGGTAAGTTACCATTAGTGTGCACAATGTATGCATCATCTGAATGTTATTTTGGGGTCAATATAAACCCATTTTGTGATCCTGCAAATGTTGCGTTTACACTCTTACCGAACATGTGCTACTATGAATTCATACCATTGGGTGATAACGAGACGTATGGTAATGATGACGAAGAGATCTCGCTCGATAAGCTTGTTAAGCTGGTGAATGTCAAACTTGGTTGCTACTATGAATTGGTGGTCACAACATTTTCAG GACTAAACCGATATCGCATTGGAGATGTGCTCCAAGTAACTGGATTTCACAACCGGGCCCCACAATTTCGGTTCATCTGCAGAAGAAATGTGATTCTAAGCATCGACAGTGACAAAACTAACGAAGAAGATCTGCACAAAAGCATCATGGCAGCAAAAAGACTATTAGATCCTTACAACGCTCTACTTGTAGAATACACCAGCTACGCTGACACGTCATCCGTGCCAGGTCACTACGTCATCTACTGGGAGATCAAATATTGCACACCCTCAATTCTAGACAAGGTCACCTCTGCACTTAGCCCTAAAGTGCTTGAAGATTGCTGTATTGCAATTGAAGAAGATCTTGATTATATATACAGGCGACTTCGCACTAAAGACAAGTCAATTGGACCACTTGAGATACGGGTCGTTAAGCCGGGCACATTTGAATCGTTAATGGACTTGTTTATTAAACAGGGTGCTTCCATTAATCAGTATAAAACTCCAAGGTGCATTAAGTCTGATGCTGCATTGAATCTGCTTAACGCTAATGTGAAGGCGTGTTTCTTTAGTCCCCGAGACCCCACGTGGATCGCTTTATAG